One genomic region from Haloarcula taiwanensis encodes:
- a CDS encoding potassium transporter Trk, with product MSRRNGGLFPADLKTIARDIGSLLLMEAGLMTITAAIALGFQEAYAAFGFVTAAGMTAAVGGLATRGFADAPAPQMKHGMVIAAGGWLLVAAFGSLPLLLTAWFTPPAVMDTFVPAEMATSTWEPIRVGGTTTLSSLAYFRNPLHAFFESMSGWTGSGLTMAIHEPSLPRAVQWWRSFIQYVGGVGVIVLTVSILSRPGSGSYALYQSEAREEKIHPSVVSTVRTVWKLVAGYTVLSFALLFGAILASDSEYAESLPLWKVAWQALNHAMTGLTTGGFSVTDNSIATYNSPLVEAVLLPIMILGAIAFPVHYVVLHDRQIRKLVSDLQTRWLFILLAVGVVALSTQNAWSVSETTGAFATQSFLPFSVPMLDAPQLDAVRDSAFQWVSALSCTGFQSAPIGRWRAGGKVLVAGAMVLGGAAGSTVGGIKLIRGYTIVRGIVWQFSRVFLPTNAVVTVRIGDRTLDRESMEREFSEAAIVTLLWLIILVTSSVVLTNVAGPAFGYADALFEVASAQGNVGLSTGITGPSMSPVAEAMFVLNMWVGRLEIIPILVFIRAGLYGLDP from the coding sequence ATGTCGCGACGGAACGGCGGGCTGTTCCCGGCGGACCTGAAGACAATTGCCCGCGATATCGGCTCGCTTCTGCTGATGGAAGCTGGACTGATGACGATCACGGCCGCGATTGCGCTGGGCTTTCAGGAGGCCTACGCCGCTTTCGGGTTCGTCACTGCGGCCGGGATGACTGCCGCTGTCGGCGGCCTTGCGACTCGCGGGTTCGCCGATGCCCCAGCCCCACAGATGAAACATGGTATGGTTATCGCTGCCGGCGGGTGGCTGCTGGTCGCTGCGTTCGGGTCACTCCCGCTCCTGTTGACCGCGTGGTTCACGCCCCCTGCCGTCATGGACACGTTCGTTCCGGCCGAGATGGCCACGAGTACGTGGGAGCCGATCAGGGTCGGCGGAACGACAACGCTCTCCAGCCTGGCGTACTTCCGAAACCCACTCCACGCCTTCTTCGAGAGCATGAGCGGGTGGACAGGGAGCGGCCTGACGATGGCGATTCACGAGCCCTCGTTGCCCCGCGCAGTCCAGTGGTGGCGGTCGTTCATCCAGTACGTCGGCGGCGTCGGCGTCATCGTCCTGACCGTGTCTATCCTTTCACGGCCCGGCAGCGGCAGTTACGCGCTCTATCAGAGCGAGGCCCGCGAGGAAAAGATCCATCCAAGCGTCGTTTCCACCGTCCGAACGGTCTGGAAACTCGTCGCCGGCTACACGGTGCTTTCCTTCGCATTGCTGTTCGGTGCAATCCTCGCCAGTGACAGCGAGTACGCGGAGTCGCTGCCGCTGTGGAAGGTCGCGTGGCAGGCGCTTAATCATGCTATGACCGGCCTCACGACTGGTGGATTCTCGGTCACTGACAATTCGATTGCGACGTACAACTCGCCGCTCGTCGAAGCCGTCCTGTTGCCGATTATGATTCTCGGCGCGATTGCGTTCCCGGTCCACTACGTCGTCCTGCATGACAGGCAGATTCGCAAACTGGTGTCGGACCTGCAGACCCGCTGGCTGTTCATCCTGCTTGCAGTCGGTGTCGTCGCTCTCTCGACACAAAACGCGTGGTCAGTCTCCGAGACCACCGGCGCGTTCGCCACACAGTCGTTCCTGCCGTTTTCGGTCCCGATGCTTGACGCCCCACAGCTCGATGCAGTTCGGGACTCAGCGTTCCAGTGGGTCAGCGCCCTCAGCTGTACCGGCTTCCAGTCGGCACCGATCGGTCGCTGGCGCGCCGGCGGCAAGGTGCTCGTGGCCGGCGCGATGGTGCTTGGTGGTGCTGCGGGGTCCACTGTCGGCGGCATCAAACTCATCCGAGGGTACACCATCGTTCGCGGCATCGTCTGGCAGTTCTCGCGGGTGTTTCTCCCGACAAACGCAGTGGTTACGGTCCGCATCGGCGACCGAACGCTCGACCGCGAGTCGATGGAGCGGGAGTTCAGCGAAGCGGCCATCGTGACGCTGCTGTGGCTCATCATTCTCGTCACCAGCAGTGTTGTCCTCACCAACGTCGCAGGACCCGCGTTTGGCTACGCCGATGCCCTGTTCGAAGTGGCCAGCGCGCAGGGGAACGTCGGCCTTTCGACAGGTATCACCGGCCCGTCGATGTCTCCGGTCGCAGAGGCGATGTTCGTGCTGAACATGTGGGTCGGCCGTCTGGAGATAATACCGATACTCGTGTTCATCCGCGCTGGACTGTACGGGCTGGACCCGTGA
- a CDS encoding phosphoesterase, protein MSTASGITMASMSTYAILGCGSVGHAVAEELVEEGKDVLILDADEGRVEALRDQDLNAQQADICETDVAQTVADRDVVLIMSPDVNANAEAVQNIRESGGEQFIVARADDPVSADDLTELGADIVINPSAVIADSALRALETGELEYKASQLGDVIDGTEERMAILIHRSPDPDSIASAAALRAIAASRDVEADIIYEGEIGHQENRAFVNLLGIELTSNEDVDLDEYDTFALVDVAKGGEPAIDSVDIVVDHYEHEHELEHDATFSDIRPNISATSTILTKYIQELDLNLDQSVATALLYGIRAETLDFKRDTTPADLTAAAYLYPFADHDTLEQVESPSMSPETLDVLAEAIRNREVQGSHLVSNAGFIRDRDALAQAAQHLLNLEGITTTAVFAIADDTIYLAARSKDIRMNIGKVLSDAFGGMGETAGHSTDASVEIPLGIFTGLDTSDDNRDTLLELTEEAVKRKLFEAMGVDSSSSESSNGN, encoded by the coding sequence ATGAGCACAGCCAGCGGCATCACGATGGCCTCTATGTCGACCTACGCCATCCTCGGGTGTGGGAGTGTTGGCCACGCCGTGGCGGAAGAACTCGTCGAGGAGGGGAAAGACGTACTCATCCTCGACGCGGACGAGGGGCGAGTCGAGGCGCTCCGTGATCAGGACCTCAACGCACAGCAAGCCGACATCTGCGAGACTGACGTCGCTCAAACAGTTGCCGACCGCGACGTTGTTCTCATCATGTCCCCGGACGTGAACGCCAACGCCGAAGCAGTCCAAAACATCCGCGAGTCCGGCGGCGAACAGTTCATCGTCGCTCGCGCCGACGACCCGGTGTCGGCCGACGACCTTACTGAACTTGGTGCCGATATAGTCATCAACCCTTCCGCGGTCATCGCGGACTCTGCGCTCCGGGCGCTCGAAACGGGCGAACTTGAGTACAAGGCCTCACAGCTGGGCGATGTCATCGACGGGACCGAAGAGCGTATGGCGATTCTGATTCACCGGTCGCCGGACCCGGACTCCATCGCCTCGGCCGCCGCGTTGCGGGCCATCGCCGCGAGCCGCGATGTCGAGGCCGACATCATCTACGAGGGAGAAATCGGTCACCAGGAGAACCGCGCGTTCGTCAATCTCCTCGGTATCGAACTGACATCGAACGAGGATGTGGACCTCGACGAGTACGATACGTTCGCACTGGTGGACGTTGCCAAGGGCGGCGAACCGGCTATCGACTCGGTCGACATCGTCGTCGACCACTACGAGCACGAACACGAACTGGAACACGACGCCACCTTCTCCGACATCCGGCCGAACATCTCGGCCACGTCGACGATTCTGACGAAGTATATCCAGGAGCTGGACCTCAATCTCGACCAGAGTGTCGCCACGGCGCTGCTGTACGGAATCCGCGCCGAAACGCTGGATTTCAAGCGGGACACGACGCCGGCGGACCTGACCGCCGCGGCGTACCTGTACCCGTTCGCCGACCACGACACCCTCGAACAGGTCGAGTCGCCGTCGATGAGTCCGGAAACCCTCGACGTGCTCGCCGAAGCGATCCGGAACCGCGAGGTCCAGGGGAGCCACCTCGTTTCCAACGCCGGGTTCATCCGGGACCGCGACGCGCTAGCGCAGGCAGCCCAGCACCTCCTGAATCTGGAAGGCATCACGACCACAGCGGTGTTCGCCATCGCCGACGACACCATCTACCTCGCCGCGCGCTCGAAGGACATCCGGATGAACATCGGGAAGGTGCTGTCGGACGCGTTCGGCGGGATGGGCGAGACTGCGGGCCACTCCACCGACGCCAGCGTCGAGATACCGCTGGGCATCTTCACCGGCTTAGATACGAGCGACGACAATAGAGACACACTGCTGGAACTCACCGAAGAAGCCGTCAAACGGAAACTGTTCGAAGCGATGGGTGTCGATAGTTCCAGTAGCGAGAGTTCGAACGGCAACTAG
- a CDS encoding GNAT family N-acetyltransferase: MSDLEVEVGTWETFADAATAVRKAVFVEEQGVSEAEELDGNDSDAVQFLACDGEYPVGTARLRFPEPTVGKVERVAVREPYRDDGVGTALMRAVEDAARDDGATVLKLHAQTRVEPFYAQLGYETVSDEFEEAGIPHVKMRKRLNG; encoded by the coding sequence ATGAGTGACTTAGAAGTCGAGGTCGGCACCTGGGAGACATTCGCAGATGCAGCAACTGCCGTTCGAAAGGCGGTGTTCGTCGAGGAACAGGGTGTTTCTGAGGCGGAAGAACTCGACGGGAACGACTCGGACGCCGTTCAGTTTCTGGCCTGTGACGGCGAGTATCCAGTCGGCACTGCCCGGCTCCGGTTTCCTGAACCCACGGTCGGCAAGGTCGAGCGGGTCGCGGTCCGCGAGCCCTATCGGGACGATGGCGTCGGGACAGCACTGATGCGAGCCGTCGAAGACGCCGCGCGTGACGACGGCGCAACAGTGCTCAAGCTTCACGCACAGACTCGTGTCGAGCCGTTTTATGCACAACTTGGCTACGAGACAGTTAGTGACGAATTCGAGGAAGCAGGCATTCCACACGTCAAGATGCGAAAGCGGCTGAATGGCTGA
- a CDS encoding IMP dehydrogenase yields the protein MANDSEPFSEKLRVPEALTFDDVLLRPKESRVEPDEADTTTRVSKSVELTVPVLSAAMDTVTESDMAIAMARQGGIGVLHRNMNADQMATEIERVKRADELIIRDVVTASPNQTVREVDEMMEREGVSGAPVVDDDSGEVLGIISGTDIRPYLEVGEDDAVTDAMTDEVVTAPEDVTPREALELMYDHKIERVPIVDGENRLVGLVTMQGILQRREYDQAARDHDGSLRCGAAVGPFEMDRAQVADEAGADILFIDCAHAHNANVIESAREIKAEVDADVVVGNIGTREAAEAVVDFADGVKVGIGPGSICTTRVVTGSGMPQITAVAQVADVASQHDVPVIADGGIRYSGDAIKAIAAGADAVMLGSYFAGTDEAPGRVITMNGKKYKQYRGMGSVGAMNEGGGDRYLKDDEEGEEFVPEGVEAATPYKGSLASELHQLVGGMQSGMGYVGAETIPEFKQRAEFVRVSAAGQQESHPHDVMITDEAPNYSPDS from the coding sequence ATGGCGAACGATTCCGAGCCTTTCTCAGAGAAGCTCCGAGTACCGGAGGCGCTGACGTTCGACGACGTACTCCTCAGACCCAAGGAGTCTCGCGTCGAACCAGACGAGGCAGACACGACGACGCGGGTCTCGAAGTCGGTCGAACTGACCGTCCCTGTCCTCTCCGCGGCGATGGACACCGTCACCGAGAGTGACATGGCGATCGCGATGGCGCGGCAGGGCGGTATCGGTGTCCTCCACCGCAACATGAACGCCGATCAGATGGCGACCGAAATCGAGCGGGTCAAACGCGCCGACGAACTCATTATCCGCGACGTCGTGACAGCCAGCCCGAACCAGACCGTGCGCGAGGTCGACGAGATGATGGAACGGGAGGGCGTTTCTGGCGCGCCGGTCGTCGACGACGACAGCGGCGAAGTGCTTGGCATAATCTCCGGGACTGACATCCGCCCGTACCTCGAAGTCGGGGAGGACGACGCCGTCACGGACGCGATGACCGACGAAGTCGTCACCGCCCCCGAAGACGTGACGCCCCGCGAAGCGCTGGAGCTGATGTACGACCACAAGATCGAGCGCGTCCCCATCGTCGACGGCGAGAACCGACTCGTCGGGCTGGTCACGATGCAGGGCATCCTCCAGCGTCGCGAGTACGACCAGGCCGCCCGCGATCACGACGGCTCGCTCCGCTGTGGCGCGGCTGTCGGCCCCTTCGAGATGGACCGCGCGCAGGTCGCGGACGAGGCTGGCGCCGATATCCTGTTCATCGACTGTGCGCACGCCCACAACGCGAACGTCATCGAGAGCGCCCGCGAGATTAAGGCCGAAGTCGACGCCGACGTGGTCGTCGGCAATATCGGGACCCGGGAGGCCGCCGAGGCCGTCGTCGACTTCGCCGACGGCGTCAAGGTGGGAATCGGTCCCGGTTCTATCTGTACGACTCGCGTGGTCACGGGTTCGGGAATGCCTCAGATCACTGCCGTCGCGCAGGTCGCCGACGTGGCGAGCCAGCACGACGTGCCGGTCATCGCCGACGGCGGCATCCGCTACTCCGGGGACGCCATCAAGGCCATCGCCGCCGGCGCGGACGCGGTCATGCTCGGCTCGTACTTCGCCGGCACCGACGAGGCCCCGGGCCGCGTCATCACGATGAACGGCAAGAAGTACAAGCAGTACCGCGGGATGGGCAGCGTCGGCGCGATGAACGAAGGCGGCGGCGACCGCTATCTCAAGGACGACGAGGAGGGCGAAGAGTTCGTCCCCGAGGGTGTCGAGGCCGCGACGCCGTACAAGGGCTCGCTGGCCTCCGAACTCCACCAGCTCGTCGGCGGGATGCAGTCCGGGATGGGCTATGTCGGGGCCGAGACGATTCCCGAGTTCAAGCAACGTGCCGAGTTCGTGCGGGTCTCTGCCGCGGGACAGCAGGAGAGTCACCCACACGACGTGATGATTACGGACGAAGCGCCTAACTACAGCCCCGACAGCTAA
- a CDS encoding IcfA: MSQLLRDLLAGNADHAAEFRDRFDQVQNSQTPDAVTVCCSDSRVLQDHMWGNSEPGYLFTCSNIGNRVIQRTESGEAVSGDVLYPIEHTMTETAVVVGHTGCGAVTATYDDLTNGLDEPAGIEHCLNVLKPHLEPALEHLPTDIERAAAINRLVEYNVDRQVEFLRNSDDVHDTVDVFGVVYDFQDVYGGRRGEVHVINIDGKTDVDALRAANPDIASQINRLWEY; this comes from the coding sequence ATGAGCCAGTTATTACGCGATTTACTTGCCGGAAACGCCGACCACGCGGCGGAGTTCCGGGACCGGTTCGATCAGGTCCAGAACTCCCAGACGCCCGATGCTGTCACGGTCTGTTGCTCCGATTCGCGGGTGCTTCAGGACCATATGTGGGGCAACAGCGAGCCGGGATATCTCTTTACGTGTAGCAACATCGGAAACCGAGTCATCCAGCGGACCGAGTCCGGCGAGGCGGTGTCCGGCGACGTGCTGTATCCGATCGAACACACGATGACCGAAACGGCTGTCGTCGTCGGCCATACCGGCTGCGGAGCGGTGACGGCGACGTACGATGATCTGACCAACGGGCTGGACGAACCGGCGGGTATTGAGCACTGTCTCAACGTCCTCAAGCCGCACCTCGAACCGGCGCTGGAGCACCTCCCTACGGACATCGAGCGGGCGGCAGCCATCAACCGACTCGTTGAGTACAACGTCGACAGACAGGTCGAGTTTCTCCGAAACAGCGACGACGTGCACGACACCGTCGACGTGTTCGGGGTCGTCTACGACTTTCAGGACGTGTACGGCGGCCGACGGGGAGAAGTCCACGTTATCAATATCGACGGAAAAACCGATGTCGACGCGCTTCGGGCGGCCAATCCCGATATTGCCTCACAGATCAACCGCCTCTGGGAGTACTAG
- a CDS encoding shikimate kinase, whose amino-acid sequence MEGKAAAPAAGTVLNALATGRGAAFAIDEYTTATVTLTTETDGVTGEVGGAPDADTRLIERCVEYVIDAHGGPQNVGVPAVSGGTVRTESEVPMASGLKSSSAAANATVMATLDALDATERMSREDMARLGVMAARDVGVTVTGAFDDASASMLGGVTVTDNEDDALLAREEIDWDVLVWTPPEQSFSADADVERCRQVAPMARLVEDLALDGDYQRAMTVNGLAFSAALDFETDPVLDALQHVEGVSLSGTGPSFTAVGERAALEAVQDAWDNRPGQTWLTTTQTEGTHTV is encoded by the coding sequence ATGGAAGGGAAGGCAGCAGCGCCCGCAGCGGGGACGGTACTTAACGCGCTCGCGACCGGCCGCGGCGCGGCGTTTGCTATCGACGAGTACACGACAGCGACCGTCACGCTCACGACCGAGACCGACGGCGTCACCGGCGAGGTCGGCGGTGCGCCGGACGCCGACACGCGGCTTATCGAACGCTGTGTCGAGTACGTCATCGACGCCCACGGCGGCCCACAGAACGTGGGCGTCCCGGCGGTCTCCGGCGGGACTGTCCGCACAGAGAGCGAGGTCCCGATGGCGTCGGGGCTCAAAAGCTCCAGTGCAGCCGCAAACGCGACTGTCATGGCGACGCTCGACGCACTCGACGCGACTGAGCGGATGAGCCGCGAGGACATGGCCCGCCTCGGGGTCATGGCTGCCCGCGACGTGGGCGTCACCGTCACCGGGGCCTTCGACGACGCGTCGGCGTCGATGCTTGGCGGCGTCACCGTCACCGACAACGAGGACGACGCGCTCCTGGCCCGCGAGGAAATCGACTGGGACGTGCTCGTCTGGACGCCGCCGGAACAGTCCTTCAGTGCTGACGCGGATGTCGAGCGATGCCGACAGGTCGCGCCGATGGCCCGTCTCGTCGAGGACCTCGCGCTCGACGGCGACTACCAACGAGCGATGACGGTCAACGGTCTCGCGTTCTCGGCTGCACTGGATTTCGAGACGGACCCGGTACTCGACGCGCTCCAGCACGTCGAAGGCGTCTCACTGTCGGGGACGGGGCCGTCATTCACCGCCGTCGGCGAGCGGGCGGCACTCGAAGCCGTACAGGACGCCTGGGATAACCGACCCGGACAGACCTGGCTGACGACGACACAAACAGAAGGGACACACACAGTATGA
- a CDS encoding topoisomerase — protein sequence MLSPGDPAPDFDLQGTADRGVGAYRLSAATNRAPAVVAFVPSDDPDSQTLLTELAQTDWASVADAVAVFGVLAADIDDCRSLAASLSLPYPLLADTHGVAAQFGVRMQDGHGQRAVFVVDQRCRVRAATVVGDTDGVASALDTVLRGLAEL from the coding sequence ATGCTCTCGCCCGGTGACCCTGCCCCCGATTTCGATCTGCAAGGGACCGCTGACAGAGGTGTTGGTGCCTATCGACTGTCGGCTGCGACGAACCGCGCGCCGGCGGTTGTGGCGTTCGTTCCCAGTGACGACCCCGATTCACAGACTCTCCTCACCGAGTTAGCCCAGACAGACTGGGCGAGCGTAGCGGATGCCGTGGCTGTCTTCGGCGTTCTCGCGGCAGATATCGACGACTGTCGGTCGCTCGCGGCATCGCTATCGCTTCCCTATCCGTTACTGGCCGACACCCACGGCGTCGCTGCTCAGTTCGGCGTCCGAATGCAGGACGGACACGGGCAGCGAGCGGTGTTCGTCGTCGACCAGCGATGTCGTGTTCGGGCGGCGACTGTGGTCGGCGACACCGACGGGGTCGCGTCGGCTCTCGACACGGTCCTGCGTGGCCTTGCCGAGCTGTAG
- a CDS encoding chorismate mutase, which translates to MSTNPNPEDMSLDELRDEIRTIDREIVEKIAQRTYVADTIAQVKDEKGLPTTDEQQEQAVMDRAGDNAEQFDVDENLVKAIFRLLIELNKVEQRESR; encoded by the coding sequence ATGAGCACGAATCCGAACCCAGAGGACATGTCGCTAGACGAACTGCGCGACGAAATCCGGACGATCGACCGCGAAATCGTCGAGAAGATCGCACAGCGAACCTACGTGGCCGACACCATCGCACAGGTCAAAGACGAGAAGGGGCTGCCGACGACTGACGAGCAACAGGAGCAGGCCGTGATGGACCGAGCCGGCGACAACGCAGAACAGTTCGACGTCGACGAGAACCTCGTGAAAGCGATTTTCAGGCTCCTGATCGAACTGAACAAGGTCGAACAGCGAGAGAGTCGGTAG
- a CDS encoding potassium transporter Trk has product MYLVIVGAGDIGSPLLEIATAGGNEVVVIERNEERAERASRQYDCLVINDDATAKDTLEDAGADRADALISTTDQDATNIMVCLLAQELSVPDIVSVVHNPEHMNVFRQIGVNTMQNPQRLIAEYLYRAVKRPSIVDFMRIGDQAEVFEITVQPGAPIAGKTLQEANTAGLIGGQTLIVAIERNGDSDPITPRGDTRIEADDLLTVYSGDGATPEVTDIFGHSEDHS; this is encoded by the coding sequence ATGTATCTCGTCATCGTCGGTGCCGGCGATATCGGGTCGCCGTTGCTTGAAATTGCGACGGCAGGCGGCAACGAGGTCGTCGTCATCGAACGCAACGAGGAGCGAGCGGAACGCGCGTCGAGACAGTACGATTGTCTTGTGATTAACGATGATGCAACCGCAAAGGATACGCTAGAGGACGCCGGTGCTGACCGTGCTGACGCGCTCATCTCGACAACCGATCAGGACGCGACCAACATCATGGTCTGTCTGCTGGCACAGGAACTTTCGGTGCCGGACATCGTCTCAGTCGTCCACAACCCCGAGCATATGAACGTGTTCCGCCAGATCGGCGTCAACACGATGCAGAACCCACAGCGGCTTATCGCCGAATATCTCTATCGAGCGGTTAAGCGACCGTCTATCGTCGATTTCATGCGCATCGGCGATCAGGCGGAAGTGTTCGAAATAACGGTCCAGCCCGGGGCTCCGATTGCGGGCAAAACACTGCAGGAAGCCAACACAGCGGGTCTCATCGGCGGGCAGACGCTCATCGTGGCAATCGAGCGAAACGGCGACAGCGACCCGATAACACCCCGCGGTGATACGCGCATCGAAGCGGATGACCTCCTCACGGTCTACTCGGGGGACGGTGCGACGCCGGAGGTGACCGACATCTTCGGTCATTCCGAGGACCACAGCTGA
- a CDS encoding photosystem reaction center subunit H, producing MENLPQEITALVGREVYSKNGVFVGEVEDLRLELDRKEVTGLALHQLNTELFDEEVNAARGVIIPYRWVQAVGDVIIVSDIVERLRQPEAGDEEEEVPA from the coding sequence ATGGAGAATCTGCCACAGGAGATTACAGCCCTCGTGGGTCGCGAGGTGTATTCGAAAAACGGCGTGTTTGTCGGCGAAGTCGAAGACCTCCGGCTGGAACTCGACCGCAAGGAAGTGACAGGGCTGGCACTCCACCAGCTTAACACGGAGCTATTTGACGAAGAAGTGAACGCGGCACGCGGCGTCATTATTCCGTACCGGTGGGTCCAGGCCGTCGGCGATGTCATCATCGTCAGCGATATCGTCGAACGGCTCCGTCAGCCCGAGGCCGGCGACGAAGAAGAAGAAGTTCCCGCCTAG